Proteins encoded together in one Xiphophorus maculatus strain JP 163 A chromosome 13, X_maculatus-5.0-male, whole genome shotgun sequence window:
- the cck gene encoding cholecystokinin, whose product MTVGLCVCAVLAVLCSSCFGLPFSPKPADEDQRYFSVPSEAVFEADAPTLGETHLRHSRSSPQLKPFSQTEEDADSRANLSELLARLISSRKGSVRRNSMAQKKGGLDTKHRIADRDYIGWMDFGRRSAEEFEYAS is encoded by the exons aTGACTGTCggactgtgtgtgtgcgctgtGCTGGCGGTCCTGTGTTCGAGCTGCTTCGGGCTGCCCTTCTCCCCAAAGCCCGCAGACGAGGACCAGCGCTACTTCTCAGTTCCCTCTGAAG CCGTCTTCGAGGCTGACGCCCCCACCCTGGGGGAGACCCACCTCCGACACAGCCGCTCGAGCCCCCAGCTGAAACCTTTCTCTCAGACTGAGGAGGACGCAGATTCCCGCGCGAACCTCAGCGAACTGCTGGCAAGGCTCATCTCCTCCAGGAAag GTTCTGTGCGTAGAAACTCCATGGCCCAGAAAAAAGGCGGTCTGGACACCAAGCATCGGATAGCGGACAGGGACTatattggatggatggattttggCCGGCGCAGTGCAGAAGAGTTTGAGTACGCCTCATAA